In one window of Pseudomonas putida DNA:
- a CDS encoding lactonase family protein — MCPSPFSPAISRRTLLSSTSIVAAATILGLGAGAADAKSGPEKNAMQPANSNKTQIVYVGSRTTRERNARGAGITVYRHDPQTGRSELVQTVGDLTNPSFLCLDQTQNLLFCVHGDQSIVSSFQIEPASGTLTKVSSVSCEGNNPVHLTVDKSNKFLAVANYATGSIVILPFDKTGHLQPVISKYDLPGNPGPHKIEQASSHPHMIPRDPSGRFLVVPDKGLDKVFVFDLKQNGTALKPELAHEIKAREGAGPRHVVFSPTGSFAYVVNELDSTITSYRYNQNDGSLVPFQMVPALPQDFVGDSRAAALVIAPDGVHLFSSNRGHDSVTIYSVDQPTGKINPIGNVPSHGKKPRFMTASPNGRFLFVANEDSDNIKTFSISPKGELALLEHQIQTGSPVCMIFRTA; from the coding sequence ATGTGCCCATCACCGTTCTCACCCGCCATTTCTCGACGCACGCTGCTCTCTTCTACTTCCATCGTCGCTGCGGCAACCATTTTGGGCCTCGGCGCGGGAGCGGCAGATGCCAAATCAGGACCTGAGAAGAACGCTATGCAGCCTGCCAACTCGAACAAAACCCAAATTGTCTATGTGGGCTCCAGAACCACTCGCGAGCGTAACGCCCGCGGTGCAGGCATCACGGTTTATCGACATGACCCGCAGACAGGTCGCTCCGAACTGGTTCAAACCGTCGGCGATCTGACGAACCCATCCTTCCTGTGCCTCGACCAAACCCAGAACCTGCTGTTCTGCGTGCATGGCGACCAGTCCATTGTCAGCTCATTCCAAATTGAGCCAGCCAGCGGAACGCTCACGAAGGTGAGCTCGGTTAGTTGCGAAGGGAACAACCCCGTCCATCTTACCGTGGACAAGAGCAACAAATTCCTCGCTGTGGCCAACTATGCCACCGGCAGCATTGTCATTCTGCCGTTCGATAAGACCGGCCACCTGCAACCCGTCATCAGCAAATACGACCTTCCGGGCAACCCTGGCCCGCACAAGATCGAGCAGGCGAGCTCCCACCCGCACATGATCCCACGCGATCCATCGGGCCGCTTCCTGGTGGTCCCGGACAAAGGACTGGATAAAGTCTTTGTGTTCGATTTGAAGCAGAACGGGACCGCACTGAAGCCTGAACTAGCGCATGAAATCAAGGCACGCGAGGGGGCCGGACCTCGACATGTGGTGTTCTCTCCGACCGGGTCATTTGCTTACGTCGTGAACGAACTGGACAGCACGATCACCAGCTACCGCTACAACCAGAATGACGGCTCCCTGGTTCCATTCCAGATGGTTCCAGCCCTCCCTCAGGACTTTGTAGGGGACAGCCGTGCAGCAGCGCTGGTCATTGCACCGGATGGAGTACATTTGTTCTCTTCAAATCGCGGGCATGACAGCGTGACCATTTATTCGGTGGATCAGCCTACCGGGAAGATCAACCCGATCGGCAACGTACCTAGCCACGGCAAGAAGCCTCGGTTCATGACCGCGTCCCCTAACGGTCGCTTCTTGTTCGTCGCTAACGAAGACAGCGACAACATCAAGACATTCTCCATTAGCCCGAAAGGCGAACTGGCTTTGCTGGAGCATCAGATCCAGACCGGCAGCCCGGTCTGCATGATTTTCCGCACCGCTTGA
- the prpF gene encoding 2-methylaconitate cis-trans isomerase PrpF, which translates to MTQVRIPAVFMRGGTSKGVFFLEQDVPAAGPERDALMLRVIGSPDPYGKQIDGMGAATSSSSKVVIIGKSGRTDCDVDYLFGAPAIENPVVDWSGNCGNLSAAVGPFAIRQGLVDAPRDGIATIRIWQANIQKRIIAHVPMKDGEVVEEGDFVLDGVAFPAAEIVVEFLQPGGSGGSILPTGNVVDELDIPGFPGLPATLLNAGNPTIFVDAQRVGLTGTETQDQVNGNAELLQSLETIRAHCTVAMGLAATAEEATRLRPHTPKLCLVAPPQTYGAAGGKTVEAGEIDVIARILSMGKLHHAITGTGAVAVAVAAALEGTLVNRIVGDIGERQVNMGHTAGTVAVGAQTTQVDGNWIVDKAVMSRSARRLMEGWVLVPSKY; encoded by the coding sequence ATGACTCAAGTTCGAATCCCTGCCGTATTCATGCGCGGCGGCACCAGTAAGGGCGTCTTTTTCCTTGAGCAAGATGTTCCGGCTGCAGGCCCAGAGCGCGATGCACTGATGCTTCGCGTCATTGGCAGTCCGGATCCTTATGGCAAGCAGATCGACGGCATGGGTGCTGCCACCTCCAGCTCCAGCAAGGTCGTCATCATCGGTAAATCGGGTCGTACCGATTGCGATGTTGACTACCTGTTCGGCGCCCCGGCAATCGAAAACCCGGTTGTCGACTGGTCCGGTAACTGCGGCAACCTGAGCGCAGCCGTCGGTCCTTTCGCCATTCGCCAAGGGCTCGTCGATGCGCCTCGTGACGGCATCGCCACCATCCGCATCTGGCAGGCCAATATTCAGAAACGCATCATCGCCCATGTCCCGATGAAGGATGGCGAGGTCGTTGAAGAAGGTGATTTCGTGCTGGATGGCGTCGCCTTCCCTGCTGCCGAAATCGTCGTGGAATTCCTTCAGCCTGGCGGTTCGGGCGGCAGCATTCTGCCAACCGGCAATGTCGTGGATGAACTGGATATCCCTGGCTTCCCAGGCTTGCCGGCAACATTGCTCAACGCAGGCAACCCGACGATCTTCGTCGACGCCCAGCGCGTTGGCCTGACCGGGACCGAGACCCAAGACCAGGTCAACGGCAACGCCGAACTGCTGCAATCGCTGGAAACCATCCGCGCACACTGCACCGTGGCCATGGGTCTGGCGGCTACCGCTGAAGAAGCAACGCGCCTTCGCCCTCACACGCCGAAGCTCTGCCTGGTAGCTCCGCCGCAAACCTACGGCGCTGCCGGTGGCAAGACAGTCGAAGCCGGCGAGATCGATGTGATCGCCCGCATCCTTTCCATGGGCAAACTGCACCACGCAATCACCGGCACTGGCGCTGTAGCCGTTGCCGTGGCGGCCGCTCTGGAAGGCACGCTGGTCAACCGTATCGTCGGCGATATCGGTGAACGCCAAGTCAACATGGGCCACACCGCCGGCACCGTTGCCGTAGGCGCGCAGACCACCCAAGTCGATGGCAACTGGATTGTGGACAAGGCCGTCATGAGCCGAAGCGCCCGTCGCCTGATGGAAGGCTGGGTGCTCGTACCGTCGAAGTACTGA